In Vanessa atalanta chromosome W, ilVanAtal1.2, whole genome shotgun sequence, a genomic segment contains:
- the LOC125075489 gene encoding ribonuclease H-like translates to MQMDLEIRSLSDQNQVDLNNVQQVRIFTDGSKIGGRVGAALSLWNNEVETKAVKLSLPAYCTVYQAELLAICRATSEILKNGGSSFGLYSDSRAALKTVTGQWNLHPLAVEIRRNLHRALVQNKMVFLFWIKAHTGLPGNERADCLAKEAALSSRRKPDYDQVPVSFVKRNIREKTLAEWNRRYQSGGTASVTRAFFPDAVKKLEK, encoded by the coding sequence ATGCAGATGGACCTGGAGATCCGAAGTCTCTCGGACCAGAACCAAGTAGACCTAAACAATGTGCAGCAGGTGCGAATATTCACCGACGGGAGCAAGATTGGCGGCCGGGTCGGGGCTGCATTATCCTTATGGAATAATGAGGTCGAGACCAAGGCAGTCAAACTCAGCCTACCCGCGTACTGCACAGTCTACCAGGCGGAACTCCTGGCCATCTGTAGAGCCACAAGCGAGATCCTCAAGAACGGGGGGAGTTCCTTTGGTCTGTACAGTGACTCCAGAGCAGCGCTGAAGACCGTAACGGGCCAATGGAACCTTCATCCGTTAGCGGTGGAGATCAGACGTAACTTACATCGGGCTTTGGTACAAAACAAGATGGTGTTCTTGTTTTGGATCAAAGCCCACACGGGTCTCCCCGGGAACGAACGCGCAGACTGCCTGGCGAAGGAAGCGGCGCTCTCGAGCCGGAGAAAGCCGGACTACGACCAGGTTCCGGTTTCATTCGTCAAGAGGAACATTCGTGAGAAGACTCTCGCTGAATGGAACCGGCGATACCAGTCGGGAGGGACGGCTTCCGTAACGAGAGCGTTCTTTCCGGACGCGGTAaagaaattagaaaaataa
- the LOC125075491 gene encoding uncharacterized protein LOC125075491 produces MCLKISSGLTASEYDRVLLWCGWHAAHCATSCCERRACGAVLIRRASSMGSCDVIISMSDSLLSIATYFLRRERKEIERDGDSSGREGRFLSTMPRVRKLRIGFLNPGSLGAHHDEFMLAIDRHDVDIMALNETWLREGEEGRAPHIPGYRLRHKPRPAAVRGRGGGVGYYIRRGISARTLIHPITSPDIEQMWLRVSVGGKKLIIGTAYRPPWLNPRTFFDGLTETFTTLCDYDHIVLMGDFNINFLDTNNYCTRLLIDFLTFSNLNQIVKDPTHFTSHSETLIDLVCVDGNTSQVRVDYIHELSSHAFLSFDFNIRKEKPKPLLKFYRKINNITENDLKDYLTNFNLQFENIYDVNSLVSEFNSIRDDIHISFYKDLKSEVELAIHREKSAYFTHFINNNTKRPKYMWKHLKNIFNYKKKRDCFLPDHLSDPNLLNHFFLDLPGNNDVTLSDLNFYTSNRYCSSSFALNQVDDITVLKTLRSIKSKAIGSDGISMDMIYSGLPFISETIVNIVNTSIRTSTFPYLWKNAIVKPIPKIDNPINISDFRPISILPSLSKVLEKIVCFQLTDYLEANEILPCVQSGFRKGRSTSTALANVVDDVLRAQDAGEGTILVLLDFSRAFDTINLALLLSKLHYYGFSADTIRWFDSYLNNRSQVVEVTREDGSKCVSGSSTITRGVPQGSILGSVLFSLYCADIVNSIHFCNYHIYADDIQLYLSFKPTDLNIALNKLNEDLKRITTWSNSNCLILNPKNTKYMILGRQLRYTR; encoded by the exons ATGTGCCTCAAGATATCATCGGGTCTAACGGCGAGCGAGTACGACCGCGTACTATTGTGGTGCGGCTGGCACGCCGCTCACTGCGCGACGAGCTGCTGCGAACGGCGCGCGTGCGGCGCGGTGTTGATACGTCGGGCATCATCGATGGGGAGCTGCGACGTTATTATTTCAATGAGCGACTCACTCCTCTCAATCGCTACCTATTTTTTAAGGCGCGAGAGGAAGGAAATAGAAAGGGATGGCGATTCGTCTGGACGAGAGGGG AGATTTTTATCAACAATGCCTAGGGTACGTAAATTAAGAATTGGTTTTCTGAATCCAGGCTCTCTGGGGGCACATCATGACGAGTTCATGTTGGCTATCGATCGCCATGACGTCGATATCATGGCTTTAAATGAAACGTGGCTTAGAGAAGGTGAGGAGGGACGAGCACCACATATCCCAGGATATCGACTACGCCACAAGCCGCGCCCTGCTGCAGTGCGTGGCCGTGGTGGTGGTGTGGGCTATTACATTAGAAGAGGAATTTCGGCGCGTACTCTTATCCATCCGATAACTTCCCCGGACATAGAACAAATGTGGCTGAGGGTGAGCGTTGGTGGGAAGAAGCTAATTATCGGCACTGCTTATCGACCTCCGTGGCTAAATCCACGTACTTTTTTTGATGGGCTTACGGAGACGTTCACTACACTTTGTGATTATGATCATATAGTGTTGATGGGTGACTTTAATATTAACTTTCTCGACACCAACAATTATTGTACACgtctattaattgattttttaacgtTCTCCAATCTCAACCAAATTGTTAAAGACCCCACCCACTTTACTTCACACAGTGAGACTCTGATAGATTTAGTTTGTGTGGATGGTAATACTAGTCAAGTTCGGGTAGACTATATACATGAGCTTAGCAGCCATGCCTTCTTATCCTTCGATTTTAATATTCGAAAGGAGAAGCCTAAACCATTGCTCAAATTCTATagaaaaattaacaacattacTGAGAATGACCTCAAAGACtacttaactaattttaatctaCAATTTGAAAACATATACGATGTAAACAGTCTTGTTAGCGAATTTAACAGTATTCGCGATGACATTCACATATCGTTCTATAAGGATTTAAAATCTGAAGTTGAATTGGCAATCCACAGAGAGAAGAGTGCCTACTTTACTcacttcataaataataatacaaagagGCCGAAGTACATGTGGAAGCatctaaaaaacatttttaactataaGAAAAAACGGGATTGTTTTCTACCTGATCACCTATCGGATCCGAATTTACTTAATCATTTTTTCCTTGATTTACCCGGTAATAATGATGTGACACTATCGGATCTTAATTTCTATACCAGTAACAGATATTGTTCTAGTAGCTTTGCCTTAAATCAGGTAGACGACATAActgtattaaaaacattacgGAGCATTAAATCAAAGGCTATAGGATCCGATGGTATCTCAATGGATATGATTTATAGTGGTTTACCGTTTATTTCTGAAACGAttgtaaatatagttaataCTTCCATTCGGACATCCACTTTTCCTTATTTATGGAAAAATGCAATCGTGAAACCTATACCAAAAATTGATAACCCCATAAATATTAGCGATTTTCGACCAATTAGTATTTTGCCCTCATTATCAAAAGTCCTAGAAAAAATAGTGTGTTTTCAACTTACAGACTATTTAGAAGCTAATGAAATACTTCCTTGTGTTCAGTCTGGGTTTAGGAAGGGTAGAAGTACATCTACCGCTCTAGCTAATGTAGTTGACGATGTTCTAAGAGCGCAAGACGCTGGGGAAGGTACCATACTAGTGCTCCTCGATTTTTCACGTGCCTTCGATACTATTAATTTAGCGTTATTACTGTCTAAATTACACTACTACGGTTTTAGTGCAGATACTATTAGGTGGTTCGATAGCTATCTCAACAATAGATCTCAGGTTGTAGAAGTTACTCGGGAGGATGGATCTAAATGCGTATCTGGAAGCAGTACAATTACAAGAGGGGTACCGCAGGGATCTATCCTCGGATCTGTTCTCTTTTCGCTATATTGTGCTGACATAGTTAATTCGATACATTTCTGCAATTATCATATTTACGCCGACGATATTcagttatatttatcttttaaacccACAGATTTAAATATAGCGCTAAACAAGCTTAACGAAGACTTAAAGAGAATTACTACATGGTCCAACTCAAACTGTCTGATCTTAAACCCAAAGAATACTAAATACATGATCTTGGGCCGCCAACTCAGATACACAAGATAA